The proteins below are encoded in one region of Puntigrus tetrazona isolate hp1 chromosome 5, ASM1883169v1, whole genome shotgun sequence:
- the zmat5 gene encoding zinc finger matrin-type protein 5: MGKRYYCDYCDRSFQDNLHNRKKHLNGVQHHRAKKAWFDNFRDAATVLNEERTKEPCRKFLQTGQCVFGTNCRFSHMSERHIKMLEQKIDDEKQQKEDPDQDGSSTGRRIDEWLSRREKKLAALTSGRVLKMEEEECAESIEIPAYLLSIPDLPPSLHPPPTGGWRVTLHNEWG, translated from the exons ATGGGGAAGAGGTATTACTGCGACTACTGTGACCGCAGTTTTCAAGACAACTTGCACAACAGAAAGAAGCACCTGAACGGCGTCCAGCATCACCGAGCGAAAAAAGCCTGGTTTGACAACTTCAGAG acGCTGCCACGGTTTTAAACGAAGAGCGGACAAAGGAACCCTGTAGAAAGTTTCTCCAGACAG gACAATGCGTATTTGGCACAAACTGTCGTTTTTCTCACATGTCTGAGAGGCATATTAAGATGCTGGAGCAAAAGATTGATG ATGAAAAGCAGCAGAAGGAAGACCCTGACCAAGATGGATCGTCTACTGGGCGTAGAATTGATGAATGGCTCTCCAGAAGAGAGAAGAAACTGGCTGCTTTGACATCAGGAAG AGTTTTAAAGATGGAAGAGGAAGAATGCGCTGAAAGCATTGAGATACCTGCATATTTGCTGTCTATTCCAGATCTTCCTCCATCTCTTCACCCCCCGCCAACTGGTGGTTGGAGAGTGACGCTACACAATGAATGGggttga
- the arpc5lb gene encoding actin related protein 2/3 complex, subunit 5-like, b, producing the protein MAKNTLSSRFRKVDIDEFDENKFVDDHDEPADQQGPDAVEVDNLIRQGDMMAALHIALRNPPINSRNPAIKERAQVVVLRVLTSFKSSDIEPAVKSLDKNGVDLLMKYIYKGFERPTENSSAILLQWHEKAFAVGGLGSIVRVMTARKTV; encoded by the exons ATGGCCAAGAACACGCTGTCTTCGCGCTTCAGAAAGGTGGACATTGATGAATTCGACGAGAATAAATTCGTGGACGATCACGACGAGCCCGCCGACCAGCAAGGACCCGACGCGGTGGAGGTCGACAACCTCATCAGGCA AGGGGACATGATGGCAGCCCTTCACATTGCTCTTAGGAACCCTCCAATCAACAGCAGGAACCCAGCAATAAAG GAAAGAGCTCAGGTTGTGGTATTGAGGGTCCTAACATCGTTTAAGAGCAGCGATATAGAGCCCGCTGTTAAATCTCTCGACAAGAATGGAGTTGATCTTCTCATGAAGTACATCTACAAAGGCTTTGAGAGGCCCACAGAAAATAGCAGTGCCATATTGCTGCAGTGGCATGAAAAG gcatttGCTGTTGGAGGACTAGGCTCTATTGTTCGAGTTATGACAGCCAGGAAGACTGTATGA